The Arvicanthis niloticus isolate mArvNil1 chromosome 2, mArvNil1.pat.X, whole genome shotgun sequence genome includes a window with the following:
- the Pced1a gene encoding PC-esterase domain-containing protein 1A, with protein MVFCLENKMPHRLLGSATVHFHASEVQQLLHNKFVVILGDSIQRAVYKDLVLLLQKDTLLTASQLKAKGELSFEQDQLVAGGQLGELHNGTQYREVRQFCSGSGHHLVRFYFLTRVYSEYLEDVLEELSYGPAPDLVIINSCLWDLSRYGRCSMESYRENLERVFVRMDQVLPDSCLLVWNLAMPLGERVTGGFLLPELQPLAVSLRQDVVEGNFYSATLAGNHYFDVLDLHFHFRHAVHHRHRDGIHWDQHAHRHLSHLLLTHVADAWGVELPKHDHLPDPWIEDWPEVDHSFQGSHKQPPDFREKPALPLLPPFHLPPPMSLPYPLQPSPPPLFPPLPKDTPFSQGQPFPPCEFKYNAMEDFSMPGCGPGMNFVPGPLPPSVSGPVSHGQHRAPVVHRGKPRCVLNNPYHVPRIRGPCRHRLRHSDRLIHTYKQDRRGHAHSGTWPG; from the exons ATGGTCTTCTGTTTGGAAAACAAGATGCCGCACCGCCTGCTGGGGAGCGCCACGGTCCACTTCCATGCCTCGGAAGTCCAGCAGCTGCTACACAACAAGTTCGTGGTCATTTTGGGGGACTCCA TCCAAAGAGCTGTGTATAAGGACCTGGTGCTTTTGCTCCAGAAAGACACACTGCTCACAGCTTCCCAGTTAAAAGCCAAG ggggAGCTGAGCTTTGAACAGGATCAGCTGGTGGCTGGGGGCCAGCTGGGAGAGCTGCACAACGGGACACAGTACCGAGAGGTCCGCCAGTTCTGCTCTGGTTCTGGCCACCACCTTGTGCGCTTCTACTTCCTCACCCGTGTTTACTCCGAGTACCTTGAGGACGTCTTGGAGGAGCTGTCATATGGACCTGCCCCTGACCTAGTGAtcatcaactcctgcctctggGATCTCTCCAG ATATGGCCGCTGCTCAATGGAGAGCTACAGGGAGAACTTGGAACGAGTGTTTGTACGAATGGACCAGGTTTTGCCAGACTCTTGTCTGCTGGTGTGGAACTTGGCAATGCCTTTGGGGGAACGTGTCACTGGGGGTTTCCTCCTTCCAGAG CTCCAGCCCCTGGCAGTCTCTCTGCGACAGGATGTGGTTGAGGGGAACTTCTACAGTGCTACTCTAGCCGGGAACCACTATTTCGACGTCCTCGATCTCCACTTCCATTTCCGGCATGCTGTACATCACCGACATCGAGACGGTATCCATTGGGACCAGCATGCACACCGCCACCTCTCACACTTACTTCTGACCCATGTGGCCGATGCCTGGGGTGTGGAGCTACCCAAACATGACCATCTCCCAG ACCCATGGATTGAGGACTGGCCAGAGGTGGATCATTCATTCCAGGGAAGCCATAAGCAGCCCCCAGACTTCAGGGAGAAGCCGGCCTTGCCCCTGCTCCCACCTTTCCATTTGCCTCCCCCCATGTCTCTTCCTTACCCACTTCAGCCCTCACCACCTCCCTTGTTCCCACCCCTGCCCAAGGATACCCCCTTTTCCCAAGGCCAGCCCTTTCCGCCCTGTGAATTCAAATACAATGCAATGGAGGACTTCTCGATGCCAG GATGTGGCCCTGGAATGAACTTTGTACCTGGCCCCCTGCCACCATCAGTCTCTGGCCCTGTCTCCCACGGTCAACACCGGGCCCCAGTGGTCCACCGGGGCAAGCCACGTTGTGTTCTGAACAACCCCTACCATGTACCAAGGATCAGGGGCCCATGCAGGCATCGACTCAGACACTCAGACAGACTGATCCACACATATAAACAGGACAGACGGGGACATGCTCACTCGGGAACATGGCCTGGGTAG